TTTGAGTATAAAACTGACCTTACTCCATTGTAGGAGCGCTAGCTCGTCTGTGTGATGTGTATGCCGACACTCAGCAGGATGCCAGTGAATGTAACACAATGTTTCTACtgcatatataaaataaatgctGTTTCTTTTCCCCCATTTCATCCATTAGCTTCAGTATATCGGCTTATCCCTAACAGTGTTGCTGGGGGATGGAGCCAATCCCAGCTGCCACTGGGTTGAAACCCTAGACAAGTCGCCAGTCAGTCACAGGGCTGACACAtggagacagacaaccattcacacataTGTGCTATTAAGAGTTGCCAATTAACCTTCATGGCTTTGGACTGTGGGTGGGAGTCTGAACACCCACTCCGGGACACTCTTGCTCTGGGGTCTACCAATGCATATGTGCTCCCCCATATTTGTCTTTAAGCTTGTAACGTTTTGCAACGTTTCTATTATGACGGAGAGCACTGAAATCCGTACTGAAAACGTCTTAACTAATATTAGCTCATAATAGCTAGGCTAGATCGGATTTGTCAGCATTCATATTTAGAAGAGTCTGGATCTTGTTCAACTGTACTTTACTCCTGTTTTAATGACACAGTAATTACACTGTAACAgtttgtctgcatgtgtaaTTACGCCCCCATTGTACTGTCGCAATTAGATGAATATCCACGCTTTATAACCTAAGGCGTCAAGTTGGCAAATCCAATTTCAATTTGTATGGAGCAAGCATTTTGCCTGCTTGTTTGAGCCGTGGTAAGACCAGGGATATGCAGGCTAATCCCTGCCATGTTAAAACGCAAAAAAAAGTAGATATGGGGGATTCtctggagaaagagagagagagaaagaaagagctAAGGGAGTGTATAGAGTCTTTTTCAGCCAGGAGCAAAGAGGTGGGTGTGGGTTTTTACGGGTAGCGGGATGGTTGTAAGGATGCTCATAAGGAGGATGACTTCTGCAGCTTAAGGCCTTACACGCTCGAAGCAaagccaatttttttttttttttacaaaatcagcttcaacagaataaaaaaagacgACATTCTGAAAAAATTGAATTTTTTATGCTTGTTTATTTGCAtgtatgatgtaaaaaaaaggaggaaatgcTTTCATAGTACCGAGCCAATCTGTATATGACGTCTACCTGTTGCTTGCAACAACTTCTCCCACTGTATTGTCTTTGCCCGATCATCACAGGAAACAATGAGTCCAAGGataaccaaacaaacaaaaatgtgatAGACATTTATGTAATTACCTCTTtgtttggttaaaaaaatattgaataaaaaaaacaacatgctcaAGGTTAGCTGCAGAGCTATGTTTAATAAGAAAGGTCTTTAAAGGACATGTCTGACAAAGgcctttgtttttcagctctTTTTCTTACTCACTACTCCAATTTCTTTCAGTCATTGCTTTTAAACAAGTGCCGTCTCAAAGACAAAAGTGCCAGAGTTGACCTTCTTTCACAGTTGAGATGTTATTGTTGATTACTATAATTTAAGTTTAACTCAAAATTGCTGTGGGTAGGTGGCAGGGCAAGAGGCTCACACGTACACAAGCTCGCAGGTAGACTCTGAGAGAATTACAGCTGTGCaagctctttttttaaaaaaaagcctgatATATTAAGATAAAGACAATGGTACAGTAGCCACATCCTGTTCACAACAGAAGAGAGTGATATGCACACATACTTTAAAGCACTCACCCCCccacttctacacacacacacacacacacaacaaacattcATTGCAGAGGCGAAGCATGACACCTTTCTCCACATGAGACTCagacacatttttctcacacatcaAAGCTTCTAATTTGAGAGTCCCTGAGCTCCAAATGTGAATCACATTGTGTAAGTTGTGAAGAACGACAAGTCAAGTTTTTGCTACACCTGattaaaaaacaggaagtggcaaAACAAGCATTGTTAACATTTTTTGTAATGCACAATCTATTTACTAAAAAAAGAGCTTCTGAGGTTCTTTTCTACGTATTGGTTGGCAGAAAGGGTCAAAGGATGAGAATTCACACGTGATATGTGCACGCAGACAGCCTTGTAGACAGATAACAGACACATTATTTTAACTTATTTATGAATTtaatcctctcctccttctccagagGGCAAGATCTAACCACTCAGCTAATGTaatcctttgtttttgtgttgacgTTAGATGGTAAATACCATCAATTTTATGTGTCGCTTTTTTgctttaatttgtgttttgtaCACAGTATAGGGCACCTCTGAAGTCGCTGAAATGCCACGAGCTGTACCAATCAGATTCAAAGCGCTTAAGtcaaaagaaagagagagacagagagagatgcagagacagtgagagagagagaaagagagagagagatatacaGAGGGAGAAACTTCCAGCATTAAAATTCAGAAGATAATTACATCCGCTACACCCCCACTCTGTTGAGAAAGTGTTATGTTTAATAGTCTCTATAAAGAAAATAGGTTTTTATCTCACTCTCATTTTCATTAATTCCTAattggggtggggggttgtcTGTTATTAATTCTTAGATTAAAATAAACATAGCCTGTCCCATGTTCAAACCCATCACACTACACGGGCATGATAAGGACTTCATGCCTctgtgaataaataaacaatttcGTCTCCACTGGTGGAATTAAGTTGCTTACAGCCTTAAGCTAAGCCACtctgatttatatttatatatatttatattttttttttctcaaaagaCTTAAAAGCACATCCTCGCTTCTGCAaatgaagtttgttttttttgaccTGCTTTATATGTATATCTTTAATTAGTGTCTTGTTTAGCTTAAACTGGCTGATTATCGCGTATTCGTGACCTAATTACTGCACACGCTTCTTAACGCCAGCGAAGCGCCCTGAGGAGCAACCAAAAGTTACCTTTAAAAAACTTGTGTAATCATTAGCAATGAGCCTCCCTTAATCCCACTAAACATACACTTATCTAGCCCCGGCCGGCCTGTGTTTGCTGGGTATGGAGAGGGGAGGGGCTTGGTTGTCTCCGACGTGTTTATTAAAGACATTTATTAATCACTGTGGTTAAAACGAGTGCGTCCCTGCGCTCCAAGTCTTTACTCATGTTCCACAGGGATCCAGGCTGCTAACCAGCAAACGTGGATACAGTAGTGCAATGGGGCTGTCTCCCTGGATTGTGCTCTCTGGAGTCTTAGCAAGAAATTGTACTTCATAATACAACGTCCAGCATGTGAGAAAATATggcggtctgtgtgtgtttatagtatCCAATATAAGCAAACCACCCTGTGGGTATGTGAAATTAGGTATCTAAGTTATGAGAGGAATGCGTTCTTCTGGCTCTTCTAGAGGTTCTTTTAAAGCGATAGAAGATGCTTGTGTATACACATGTCCATTCAATTAAAGGAATTctttgtgtcttctgtgtggttAAGATTGTTGGATGATAAGTCAGCAGCACTTAAATATGAATTGTTGGgaatatgtatataaaaaatgaaGCAATTGCGATGGCCtttggatgactgagaatctacaCAGATCGAACACTGGATATATATGCAATGAGGTGGTTTCTTACCTGAAGATGGTGAGGAGGGATGTGGGCTGTCATCCTGGACGCTTCCAGTCTGGGAGTGGCCTCCTCCGACTCCACTCTCTTCTGTCACGTTGGATGAACCAGGAGTGGTGGAGCGGCTGATGGACTGGGACTCAGGGTCGCTGGCTGATCCGCGGCGCTCGTCCAGACCTTGCTGAAGTGCTTCATCGATGCCTCTCTTGTCTTTGCTGTGGATTCTGGAGTGGACAACCATTTGATGGTAGGTTCTGAAGACCTGGCCACAGTCAGGGCACTCTGAAGGCTTTTCCTTCAGGCTGGAGAGGTTGTAGTCAATGTTTGGGCTTCCCAGGCCAGCCAGGGCTCCAGGAGCCTCGGCGTTACCATGGTGAGACATTAGGTCACGGTGACTGTCATAGCCTCTTCCATTCTCCTTCATGGACATCTTGGATCCTTGCAAAGCCTCAGAGAGCTGCTTCTGCTTGGAGCTATCATTGGAAGCAATCAATGAGTAGTCTTGTTTGTCCTTTGAGAAGGAACCTAAGGTCCCTGCACCACCCGTATCATCTTCCTGTCCTGGTTGTATatggtgctggtggtgctgctgatcCTTAGGCATGAAAGCCCTGTCCATAGTCATACCACGAGCCATTATCTGCCAGGCTTGGTAACTACTTAGGGAGTCCATTTCTGCCACTTTTGCAGCTGCTTGGAGGCGCTCCATGCAGCTTGACTTGAGTGGTGGCACAAGGTTGAGACAACCAAGGAGTGAGCGCTTCTCATTTTCACCCAGCACGTGGCCCATACCTCCTGCCATTGGTCCTAGCAGCTTTCCCAACATCTCCTTTTCTTTCATGGCTATTCCTGCTTTAGCCAGCATCTGATGCTGCTCACTCAGGCCTTGTTTGTCTGGTGAAAGGAAGCCTCCTTGAAGACAGGAGATGTAGCGGGAGTAAAGGTTGGCATGAGCTTCTTGAGCCAGATTGCTCATGCTGTTGACAGCAGCCATGTCCTGCTCACTGGGCTGGGGTGGTTTGCTCTTGATGGCCAGCTTGTTGAGGTGCACCTTCATGTGGTTCTTGAGAAACCAAGGTTCCTTGAAACGACGGCCGCAGATTTGGCAGCAGTGTTCAAAGGAGTCCTTGTGCTTTCGCATGTGGCCCTTGAGGAACCAAGCTTGGCTGAACACCTGGCCACACACGTCACAGCGAAATTCTGTGGCCATCTGCATGCCGCCGGATCCACCACCACTCTGGCCCTGTGTGGTTTCAGCTGTGATGTGGGCCTTTTCCACATGACTTATTAACTCCTCTTCATGGGAGGCAGCAAAGTCACATAGAGTACATTTGTAGGGCTTGTGGAGGATACGGATGTGACGGTCCAGCTCCTCACGCTTCTTAAACTTCCCTTTGCAGAAGGTGCAGCGGAAGCCTGTGGTTGGGTTTGAGGACTGATCATCCTGGGTGCCACCTGGCTtgggagaagaagaaggctgGGAAATTGTCTCTGGAGTGGCAAGGCCTGATGGGGGAGGTGGGCCACAGGCTGAAGGTAATTGCTGCTGATGGGTGTTAGAGCTGCTGTTGAGACCCAGATGGGGTGTTTGAGCTGTCTGGAGGAGACTACCACTCCCTCTCATCTGCTTGTCCCTCAGGATGGCCCTCTCCTCAAGCTCATGCAGCAGCCTGTTCTCCTCCCGGACACGGCCGCGGCCCTTTCCAAGATTCCCAAGCTTGTGAGTGCGGAGATGGATCTTCAAGTTGCCCTTTTGAGCCGCTCGGTGGTCACAGTAGGGACACTTGAAtggcttctctcctgtgtgcGTGCGCATGTGCAGTGATAGAATGCTGTTAAAGCGGAAGCGCTTGCCACACAATGGACAGGGATACTTCCTGTTCTTTCGAGCATCATCTTCGATATCGTTCATCTGGGACATGATGCCTAAGTTCTGCCCGTTGAGAAACTGCTGCAGGTCGACACGCCCATTCAGCCCAGTGAGCGCCGCTGCATCAATGTCTCGGTTGAGCTGATTGGCTAGCAGGGCCATCTGACTGCTGATAGGCTGACTTGCTAGGGCTGCGTGGTGTGTCTTCTCATCCAAAGGCGTGGCTGCCTTTTCTTCAGGAATCTGTTGTGGGCGGTGTAGGTCGGGAAAGGCGTGTCCTAGCTGGGCAGTGAGCTGGTGAAGCTTTTGACTGATTGGGTAGCGTCCATTTAACACTGCACTGCTCAGATGGGCATCGGCGTCAGGGACTGCTGATGACACACCAAGACATAAACTAGAGTCCTCCATCCtgtggaaacagacagaaaatcagGAACCATATTAGAACTCAAAAGAACAAACATTAACTGGTAGCTCACAGTCCAAATACTGTACAACACCTGTGATGCATCAACCAGTAACAGGAAATACAATTTATTATCTTTGATGCACAGCGCACTACAGGAATTGGCCTGGAAGGATGTTGTGACTGCTTAGAAgtttttcaaaatgtaaaaccATTTTGGATAGAATAATTACTCtgtaaacacagagagcagtgtATAATTAAGCTACTTGTGCCCATCCTATCAGAATTCCTCCAATTACACGCCTTAATGAAATGGAGCAACTGCATTGTCGGGAAGCCACCGCAATACTACAATTATGATATTAACAATAGCACTTAAAACCAAGGGGTTACTCCAGTAAACACAACAGTCTTATCTTGGTGCCACGACACTTGTCGTAGCGCAATACTCCATTAAAGAGCTATATTACATTTGATGTGAATCACTTTGCTCTCCTTTCTGCttccttctgtttctttctgtatctttctttttctctctacCTCTAAGTCTGTCACAAAAAAACTGTTGGCTGGGCTGAAAAGAGTTTTGCcatgtggcaaaaaaaataaaataaaaaataaatcattgtgTAATAATGCAGCTAGACAAAAGCACACTCTAAAGTCAGACAGAATTATACTGTAGCGTTGGATCGCTTCATTTCTAATGCAACATATCAGTATTTTCTAACCATGTTGTGCAATcattgaaaatgttttcattccTTATGTGTAACATCAGTggataaataattaaaaaaaaaagataacacTGGTTTTAATGCAGATCCATCTGCTCTCCAGATGGAGAGGTATAAACATCTATCTGCACACTTCCTGGCTGGCTCGCAGGGGTCAAACCCTCAGAAACAATAAGCGTGGTTCTGCTTTGGTCAACAAAATATTGTATAATATCTCA
This portion of the Parambassis ranga chromosome 3, fParRan2.1, whole genome shotgun sequence genome encodes:
- the znf536 gene encoding zinc finger protein 536; its protein translation is MEDSSLCLGVSSAVPDADAHLSSAVLNGRYPISQKLHQLTAQLGHAFPDLHRPQQIPEEKAATPLDEKTHHAALASQPISSQMALLANQLNRDIDAAALTGLNGRVDLQQFLNGQNLGIMSQMNDIEDDARKNRKYPCPLCGKRFRFNSILSLHMRTHTGEKPFKCPYCDHRAAQKGNLKIHLRTHKLGNLGKGRGRVREENRLLHELEERAILRDKQMRGSGSLLQTAQTPHLGLNSSSNTHQQQLPSACGPPPPSGLATPETISQPSSSPKPGGTQDDQSSNPTTGFRCTFCKGKFKKREELDRHIRILHKPYKCTLCDFAASHEEELISHVEKAHITAETTQGQSGGGSGGMQMATEFRCDVCGQVFSQAWFLKGHMRKHKDSFEHCCQICGRRFKEPWFLKNHMKVHLNKLAIKSKPPQPSEQDMAAVNSMSNLAQEAHANLYSRYISCLQGGFLSPDKQGLSEQHQMLAKAGIAMKEKEMLGKLLGPMAGGMGHVLGENEKRSLLGCLNLVPPLKSSCMERLQAAAKVAEMDSLSSYQAWQIMARGMTMDRAFMPKDQQHHQHHIQPGQEDDTGGAGTLGSFSKDKQDYSLIASNDSSKQKQLSEALQGSKMSMKENGRGYDSHRDLMSHHGNAEAPGALAGLGSPNIDYNLSSLKEKPSECPDCGQVFRTYHQMVVHSRIHSKDKRGIDEALQQGLDERRGSASDPESQSISRSTTPGSSNVTEESGVGGGHSQTGSVQDDSPHPSSPSSDVGEDLGKAAGSIQPPLSQHRERSLGSSSKDCPYCGKSFRTSHHLKVHLRIHTGEKPYRCPHCDYAGTQSASLKYHLERHHRERQNGSTTSGQSSGNTISSDHKEDHGKTGGGIFARPDVLRNVFKGIPPNLDFRTGPLLPHQWPSAGIMSSHDRDRERGDRRFDSASSAENIKTVDGPSMVSTATESAASFTDLSRAYQSMMGNGVHFQGSLQAFMDNFVLSSMKKDIKDNQSPAQLQAQRYHDNGEPKAKRANSGDQDREDKAEAKQNSEPGKPGSQYEPLDLSVSVRPESACGSLPGSSVTIHDNVAWHGCLFCSFSTSSLELMALHLQANHLGKAQLQRSDTGKEHREGSPTTSNIKTSGIALDRDGDRDGEKNQGGWNNHMDQPYNPFQSEFYRRFGGLYDGSPRTNQGLQGYVAPAEQSLDLPNQVFGAATEDDQVGERGSCGEGEDNHVGSDDEVVKAGVHGTSPLSPSTTPKRQQQQNHSDEEEDEGGVVEEEEDRDEDGQMDMEREEERSPASDHIQSHPIQDDPSLPTRIGAGLAAPSSNMTPLSMVPQHQNQTVPLEKQWQQGLGLLSSGGPPGLLKAEQQSHLEQQMNMLSVLRAYSNDNLPAFNGLGGGVGGAPQGGMKRSDAPVHLWVGEEDQPMTHDPALTHDPNHLNNDLNNHPNNHNLGEPKGLGVNKD